Part of the Sphingobium sp. TKS genome is shown below.
CGACCTGCCGCAAACGCCCAAAGAGCTGCCCCGACTCCCATCGACACCGTCAAGAACAAGGTCGGCATAGACGAGAGCGGCGTCATCCGCTGGAACGGAGCAGCCGTCGACCGGCTCACGCTGCGCCAATATCTCGCCGCTTCGCTCCGCCTGCCCGTGGAGCCGGAACTTCAGTTCCAGCCCGATGCCGCCGCCCGCTACGTCATGGTGGATGAAGTGCTGGCCGACATCCGCCGCGCCGGGTCAAGAAGCTCGGTTTCATCGGCAACGAACGCTACGCCCGCTTCTGACCGGCCAAAGTCGCAAGCATTTCAGCATAATAGCTACCAAAGCGCTCCCGATCCCTCTTGACCGAAAGCCGCGGGCATAGTCTTCTCCTGCCGGGGCTACAGGGGGTTATCATGGATCAGGAACGCATTGGCGGCGACGGCTTCGCCTTTGAGGGGAATTGGCGCGACTATGCGCCGATCGCCTTCTCCAACCTGCTGCTGACGATCGTGACGCTGGGTATCTATCGCTTCTGGGCGACGACGCGGACGCGGCGCTATCTCTGGGCGAACACGCGCTTCATCGACGATCGGCTGGAATGGACCGGCACGGGCAAGGAATTGTTCCTGGGCTTCCTGATGGTGCTGGTATTGATCGGCATTCCCTTCCTCTTCCTGCAATTTGGCGCGCAAGCGCTCATTCTCCAAGGGCATGAGGGCATCGCCGCGATCCTGACGCTCGCAGCCTTTGTGACGATCTTCTACATGGTCGGTCTCGCCCGCTTCCGCGCACTGCGCTATCGCCTGAGCCGCACCTGGTGGCACGGCATTCGCGGCGGCAGCGACGACCAGGGCTTTGGCTACGGCATTTCCTATATGTGGAAGAGCTTTGTCGGCACATTGGCAGCGGGACTGATGATCCCCTGGTCGATGATGTCGCTGTGGAACGAGCGCTGGAACAAGATGAGCTTCGGCCCGCATATGTTCGAGGCAGCGGGCGATCATGGCCCGACCTTCAGGCGCTTCCTGCTTTTCTATCTCTTTCCCATCGTGGCCGTCATCGTCGGCGCCATCCTTGCCTTTGTCGCCATCCCGCTCGACGGCATGCAGCCGGGCGGGAACGCCGGGAAGGTCGCGGGCATGTTCCTGGGCATATTGTTCTTCGTGGTGGCGATCTATGCCGGTCTGGGCCTGATCGCGCTCGCCTTCTATGCCAGCTTCTTCCGGGAAGCGGTGGAGGGTCTGTCGCTCACCGGCCTCAACTTCCATTTCTATGCCCGAACCAAGGACTGGTTCCTGCTGTTCCTGGGCGACATCGCGCTGGTCATCTGCACGCTCGGCATCGGGTCGATCTTCCTGCAATATCGCCACTGGAAGTTCTTCGTGACCCATATGGGCGCGACCGGGACCATCTACACCGACGAACTGACCCAATCGCAGACGAAGACCAGCCGCCATGGCGAAGGCCTGCTCGACGCGCTCGACGTGGGGGCTTTCTGACCGATATGTCGGACTTCCGGCTCTGGCATTATGACGGCGTGACGGCGGTTCGGCGGAGCGTGCTGCTCCGTCCCGCCGGCACGGGCTTCGTGCTGGAGGAGCCGGAAAGCGGCTGGGTCGGCGCGCCGACCGACTGGAGCGATCTGACCGTCATCGGCGCCCAGGGCGACCGCCCGGCCTATGGCCACGGCGCGATTCCCGGCTGGCGCATGGGGTTTTCGGGCGAAGCACCCCCCGGCATCGCCGCGCATCTGCCCAAGGGGGAGCGCTATGGCCGCTGGATCGACCGCTTCGGCCTCTGGCCGGCGGCGGGTGTCTTCACGGCGGTCGCTGCCCTGGTCGTCTGGGGCGCGCTGGAAGCGCCCGGCATCATCGCCCCGCTCGTCCCGCAAAGCTGGGAAAACCGCATGGGCGACTCGATGGTGGGCGATTTCGGCGGCCGCTTCTTTCATATTCTTCAGCCATATCGGCGTGAATCTTACTTATGGCGGGATCGGTAGCCTCTGAGGCCAATTCACGGGCCGTCTTTGCTCGCCGAGCAAAATAAGCGCGGTCTTGATCGTCGAACATAATTCCTCCTTCCTGCTAGGTGATTCCATCAAAGGATGGCAGGTCGAGTCAAGGCCGACGACTTATGACAAGATTCAGCGTTCGATCTCACCGCGATCTGCAGGGCGGATCGGTTTCGAGATGGTCTTTTGGTGCCCCAGCTCGCGGCCTATGCCGTCGGCAAGCGCAGCAAGACGATCAAGCGCCGGAGCGCCGGGATCGTGCCGTATAGGCCCAGTCGGCCCCAAGCTGCGATTTTGGCCAAGTCGGAGAACGTTTTGGGAACGTGGCATTCGGTATTGACGATGGAAATCATAGAAGTCCCGATCCGCCGGCTCCTAGCCGAAATTCAGGCGATGCCCAATCCGGGGGTCATGCGGACGGGCGATCCCAGCGGCGCAGCGCCATGCCGATCAGCGTCACCGCACCGGCGCCCAGCATCAGCAGCGGCACCGCGACATGCGGGGGCACCGGATGCAGCGTGAAGACGAGCCCCGTCGCCGCCGCGGGCGGATGGACCGCACGGGCCGCCATCATCAGCAGCAGGCCGAGCGTGGCGGCGATGATCGCGACCAGCACCGAAGCGCCGAACATCCAGCCGGCCAGCGAACCGACGAACGCGGTCGCGGCATGCCCCGCCATGATCGGCCAGGGCCGCGCCGAGGGAGCCGAGGGGGTCGTGGCAATCAACGCGACCGAATTGACCAGCGGCATCCACATCGCAACGATCGCGAAATGATAAGCGAGCCCACCGAACAGCGCGAGGGTGGCGAGAAAGACCGAGCCTGCCAGCCCGATCCGCCGCCACGACATCGCATCGGTCGTCGCCCACTTCATCCTGCATTCCCCAAGTGGCGTGTCGTTTGAGGTGAAGATCGCCTGTATCCGAGCGCTAGACAAGGATTTTCTGCCGCAAGCGGCACCTGCGGTCGCGCAGACTGCTGGATCTGGACGGATCAGACCGCGAAGCCGCTGTTTCCTTGCCCAGG
Proteins encoded:
- a CDS encoding YjgN family protein; its protein translation is MDQERIGGDGFAFEGNWRDYAPIAFSNLLLTIVTLGIYRFWATTRTRRYLWANTRFIDDRLEWTGTGKELFLGFLMVLVLIGIPFLFLQFGAQALILQGHEGIAAILTLAAFVTIFYMVGLARFRALRYRLSRTWWHGIRGGSDDQGFGYGISYMWKSFVGTLAAGLMIPWSMMSLWNERWNKMSFGPHMFEAAGDHGPTFRRFLLFYLFPIVAVIVGAILAFVAIPLDGMQPGGNAGKVAGMFLGILFFVVAIYAGLGLIALAFYASFFREAVEGLSLTGLNFHFYARTKDWFLLFLGDIALVICTLGIGSIFLQYRHWKFFVTHMGATGTIYTDELTQSQTKTSRHGEGLLDALDVGAF
- a CDS encoding HPP family protein, whose amino-acid sequence is MKWATTDAMSWRRIGLAGSVFLATLALFGGLAYHFAIVAMWMPLVNSVALIATTPSAPSARPWPIMAGHAATAFVGSLAGWMFGASVLVAIIAATLGLLLMMAARAVHPPAAATGLVFTLHPVPPHVAVPLLMLGAGAVTLIGMALRRWDRPSA